The following are encoded together in the Tepidiforma bonchosmolovskayae genome:
- a CDS encoding ABC transporter permease — protein sequence MAPGLAGYIVRRLLWAIPVLFAISVIVFYMLRLAPGDPVDTLLGQRYQEEEAALIRKKYGYDRPIHVQYVKYMQNLLRGDLGISTRHQNFTVSEIILPKIWVSARLGFIALVISFFLGIAAGIYAALARGTFLDPLTISFWLAIDAVPIFVAIPFLQWLFAIKLDLVGLGWQGFTSANIILPILVLSLPGTAGIARFVRASVISVMKEDYVRTARAKGLPERIVVIRHIARNALLPLITIIGLSLPGVAGGSLIVEQLFGIPGIGAESFEAVLAPDFDVILALVLFGSVLFVLANILIDILYAVIDPRIRLGSQRG from the coding sequence GTGGCACCGGGCCTCGCCGGCTACATCGTCCGCCGTCTTCTCTGGGCGATCCCGGTGCTCTTCGCCATCTCCGTCATCGTCTTCTACATGCTCCGGCTCGCCCCGGGTGACCCCGTCGATACCCTCCTCGGCCAGCGCTACCAGGAGGAGGAGGCCGCGCTCATCCGCAAAAAGTACGGGTATGACCGCCCCATCCACGTCCAGTACGTCAAGTACATGCAGAACCTCCTCCGGGGCGACCTCGGCATCTCCACGCGCCACCAGAACTTCACCGTCTCCGAAATCATCCTCCCGAAAATCTGGGTCTCAGCTCGCCTCGGCTTCATTGCCCTCGTCATCAGCTTCTTCCTGGGCATCGCCGCCGGCATCTACGCCGCACTCGCCCGCGGCACCTTCCTCGACCCGCTCACCATCTCCTTCTGGCTCGCGATCGACGCCGTCCCCATCTTCGTCGCCATCCCCTTCCTCCAGTGGCTCTTCGCCATCAAGCTCGACCTGGTCGGCCTCGGCTGGCAGGGATTCACCAGCGCCAACATCATCCTCCCCATCCTCGTCCTTTCCCTCCCCGGAACCGCCGGTATCGCCCGCTTCGTCCGCGCCTCCGTCATCAGCGTCATGAAAGAGGACTACGTCCGCACCGCCCGGGCCAAGGGCCTCCCGGAGCGGATCGTTGTCATCCGACACATCGCCCGCAACGCCCTCCTCCCGCTCATCACCATCATCGGGCTCTCCCTCCCCGGCGTCGCCGGCGGCTCGCTCATCGTCGAGCAGCTCTTCGGCATCCCCGGCATCGGCGCCGAAAGCTTCGAAGCCGTCCTTGCGCCCGATTTCGATGTCATCCTCGCCCTCGTGCTCTTCGGCTCCGTCCTCTTCGTCCTCGCCAACATCCTGATCGACATCCTGTACGCGGTCATCGACCCGCGAATCCGCCTCGGGAGCCAGCGCGGATGA
- the sodX gene encoding nickel-type superoxide dismutase maturation protease, with amino-acid sequence MSLRRLLLVLGLLAVSAKLLAGRLIRAEVQGESMRPALRPGDCVVADRRAYRTHPPRPGDVVLAHDPRNFDRLLVKRVARVHADGAVDLRGDNPAASTDSREFGAVPPYLIEGRVLGRYWPWPSVARRRSTSASVGNASSGG; translated from the coding sequence GTGAGCCTCCGCCGACTCCTGCTCGTCCTCGGCCTGTTGGCTGTCAGCGCGAAACTGCTCGCCGGCCGCCTCATCCGCGCCGAGGTCCAGGGCGAGAGCATGCGCCCCGCGCTCCGCCCCGGCGACTGCGTCGTCGCCGACCGCCGCGCCTACCGCACCCACCCGCCCCGCCCCGGTGACGTCGTCCTCGCCCACGACCCGCGGAACTTCGACCGCCTGCTCGTCAAGCGCGTGGCGCGCGTCCACGCCGACGGAGCCGTCGACCTCCGCGGCGACAACCCCGCCGCCAGTACCGACAGCCGCGAGTTTGGCGCCGTCCCGCCCTACCTCATCGAAGGCCGAGTCCTCGGCCGCTACTGGCCGTGGCCCTCCGTCGCAAGGCGCCGCAGCACCAGCGCGTCCGTCGGAAATGCCAGCTCCGGCGGCTGA
- a CDS encoding ribokinase: MVRIAVVGSLMMDLVVRAPRPALPGESLIGRSFSTFVGGKGGNQATAAARLGAQVTMVGAVGRDSFGDTIRASLAAAGIDTRFVRQLDHEGTGVAVPVVFDDGSNLIYALPRANLALAPADVEAARDAIAAADLLLVQFEVAPEATLAALRIARAAGVHALVNPAPVAPHPPEVFRLADLLVPNEVEAAALSGLPAAGPAAQAAALRDLGPAAVIITLGERGAFVLAPEGHASVPAPAVNAVDTVGAGDAFCGALAVRLASGDPLPDAAVFACRAAALACTRPGAAASLPTLAEVEDFTSRLPA; encoded by the coding sequence ATGGTGCGCATCGCCGTCGTCGGCTCGCTCATGATGGACCTCGTCGTTCGCGCGCCGCGCCCTGCGCTCCCCGGCGAATCCCTCATCGGCCGCTCCTTCAGCACCTTCGTCGGCGGCAAAGGCGGCAACCAGGCCACCGCCGCCGCCCGCCTCGGCGCGCAGGTCACCATGGTCGGCGCCGTCGGCCGCGACTCCTTCGGCGATACCATCCGCGCCAGCCTCGCCGCCGCGGGCATCGATACCCGCTTCGTCCGCCAGCTCGACCACGAAGGGACCGGAGTCGCCGTGCCCGTCGTCTTCGATGACGGCAGCAACCTCATCTACGCCCTCCCGCGCGCGAATCTCGCCCTCGCCCCTGCCGACGTCGAAGCCGCCCGCGACGCCATCGCCGCGGCCGACCTCCTCCTTGTCCAGTTCGAAGTCGCGCCCGAGGCCACCCTGGCCGCCCTCCGCATCGCCCGCGCCGCCGGCGTCCATGCGCTGGTCAACCCTGCGCCGGTCGCGCCGCACCCGCCGGAAGTCTTCCGCCTTGCCGACCTCCTGGTCCCGAACGAGGTCGAAGCCGCCGCGCTCTCCGGCCTGCCCGCTGCCGGCCCGGCCGCACAGGCCGCGGCGCTCCGCGACCTTGGGCCGGCCGCCGTCATCATCACCCTCGGCGAGCGCGGCGCCTTCGTGCTGGCCCCCGAAGGGCACGCCTCCGTCCCCGCGCCCGCGGTCAACGCGGTCGACACCGTCGGCGCCGGCGATGCCTTCTGCGGCGCGCTGGCCGTCCGCCTCGCCTCCGGCGACCCCCTCCCGGACGCCGCCGTATTCGCCTGCCGGGCCGCAGCGCTCGCCTGCACCCGCCCCGGCGCCGCTGCCTCGCTGCCCACCCTCGCTGAGGTCGAAGATTTTACCTCCCGGTTGCCCGCCTGA
- the clpX gene encoding ATP-dependent Clp protease ATP-binding subunit ClpX — protein MATNRTNRVQYHCSFCGKSQDQVRRLIAGPGAVYICDECVDLCREIIDEENGQAASGSGSRQGTVTVQNVPPPRKIYEHLNEYVIGQEQAKKVLSVAVYNHYKRIGHNNDGDIELEKSNILLVGPTGVGKTYLAKTLAKLLDVPFSIADATALTEAGYVGEDVENILLHLIQAADFDIQKAERGIIYIDEIDKIARKGDNPSITRDVSGEGVQQALLKIIEGCIANVPPQGGRKHPHQDFLQINTANILFICGGAFEGLDNIIEKRLTRDHVRLGFQAAQRGFRGQKRKDELLAHVTQDDLLEFGLIPEFVGRLPMVVGLQSLDEDALVRILTEPKNALVKQYQRYFAMDGVELVFTDDALRAIADLAIKHKTGARGLRTVLEETLMDVMYEIPGRTDIKKCVVNADCVVNKTRPLLLTRGGQAVDLSTSGEGVREPA, from the coding sequence TTGGCCACCAACCGAACCAACCGCGTCCAGTACCATTGCTCCTTCTGCGGCAAGAGCCAGGACCAGGTCCGGCGCCTCATCGCCGGCCCCGGCGCCGTCTACATCTGCGACGAATGCGTCGACCTCTGCCGCGAAATCATCGATGAGGAGAACGGTCAGGCCGCGTCCGGTTCCGGCAGCCGCCAGGGCACCGTCACCGTCCAGAACGTCCCCCCGCCCCGCAAAATCTACGAACACCTCAACGAATACGTCATCGGCCAGGAGCAGGCCAAAAAAGTCCTCTCTGTCGCCGTCTACAACCACTACAAGCGCATCGGCCACAACAACGACGGCGACATCGAGCTCGAAAAGTCGAACATCCTCCTCGTCGGCCCCACCGGCGTCGGCAAGACCTACCTCGCCAAGACGCTCGCGAAGCTCCTCGACGTCCCCTTCTCCATCGCCGATGCCACCGCCCTCACCGAGGCCGGCTACGTGGGCGAGGACGTCGAGAACATCCTCCTCCACCTCATCCAGGCCGCCGACTTCGATATCCAGAAGGCCGAACGCGGTATCATCTACATCGACGAAATCGACAAGATCGCGCGCAAGGGCGACAACCCCTCGATCACCCGCGACGTCTCCGGCGAAGGCGTCCAGCAGGCCCTCCTGAAAATCATCGAAGGCTGCATTGCCAACGTCCCGCCCCAGGGTGGCCGAAAGCACCCCCACCAGGATTTCCTCCAGATCAACACCGCCAACATCCTCTTCATCTGCGGGGGCGCCTTCGAGGGCCTCGACAACATCATCGAAAAGCGTCTCACCCGCGACCACGTCCGCCTCGGCTTCCAGGCCGCCCAGCGCGGCTTCCGCGGGCAAAAGCGCAAAGATGAGCTCCTCGCTCACGTCACCCAGGACGACCTCCTCGAGTTCGGTCTCATCCCCGAATTCGTCGGCCGCCTCCCCATGGTCGTCGGCCTCCAGTCGCTCGACGAAGACGCTCTCGTCCGCATCCTGACAGAGCCGAAGAACGCCCTCGTCAAGCAGTACCAGCGCTACTTCGCCATGGATGGCGTCGAACTCGTCTTCACCGACGACGCCCTCCGCGCCATCGCCGACCTCGCCATCAAGCACAAGACCGGCGCCCGCGGCCTCCGCACCGTCCTCGAAGAGACCCTCATGGACGTCATGTACGAAATCCCCGGCCGCACCGACATCAAGAAGTGCGTCGTCAACGCCGACTGCGTCGTCAACAAGACCCGGCCGCTCCTCCTTACCCGTGGCGGCCAAGCCGTCGACCTCTCAACCTCCGGCGAAGGCGTCCGAGAGCCGGCCTGA
- a CDS encoding peptide ABC transporter substrate-binding protein: MSNRMLALMMGVVAFLILAVGVVFVIALAGGGNDDTTPASPGGSDRPRSSAGGICAGKSLIVPGSQPNTVLDPIQVVDVSTSEYVVEIFGGLVTLDPDLKVVGDIAESWEVSNGGRTYTFRLRDNVVFHTGNQRRVTAEDVKYSIERAADPANASPTVVAYLGNIVGLKDRFQGRAPSVSGVKVIDERTLQIDLLEPSDYFIFELTYPVSFVVDRQQIEADPRNWTRNPNGTGPFRLAEFKPAERIRLVKNSRYHLGAPKVDEVIFQLGGGSLLTQYQNDEIHLTPVPASLLDSILDGSNPLSKEYRSYRGLATFYFTLNPNKPPFDDPKVRQAFAMSIDRETINTVLLFDYYEVAGGIVPGAMPGRSSSVKTYPYDPQRAKQLLSESKYAASMPRIILTYAGSGAAPGDLLVAIQENWQKVLGVTVELQAIDSAAFLREQRQANFQIQSDGWSADYPDPENFLGKLFASDSPLNYTKYKNPEVDALLKQARVETNRERRYQLYAQAEQKIIDDATVIPTFWSVEHMLVKPCVQGLPDAPMTIPRYRYVEIKEP, encoded by the coding sequence ATGTCGAACCGCATGCTCGCCCTCATGATGGGCGTGGTCGCATTCCTCATCCTCGCCGTCGGGGTCGTCTTCGTCATCGCCCTCGCCGGCGGCGGCAACGACGACACGACCCCGGCCTCGCCCGGCGGCAGCGACCGGCCCCGCTCCTCCGCAGGCGGCATCTGTGCCGGCAAGTCGCTCATCGTTCCCGGCTCTCAGCCCAACACTGTCCTCGACCCGATCCAGGTCGTCGACGTCTCGACCAGCGAGTATGTCGTCGAAATCTTCGGCGGCCTCGTGACCCTCGACCCCGACCTCAAAGTCGTCGGCGATATCGCCGAGAGCTGGGAGGTCTCCAACGGCGGCCGCACCTACACCTTCCGCCTCCGCGACAACGTCGTCTTCCACACCGGCAACCAGCGCCGCGTCACCGCCGAAGACGTCAAGTACTCCATCGAGCGCGCCGCCGACCCCGCCAACGCCTCCCCCACCGTCGTCGCCTACCTCGGCAACATCGTCGGCCTCAAGGACCGCTTCCAGGGCCGCGCACCCTCAGTCTCCGGCGTCAAAGTCATCGACGAGCGCACCCTGCAGATCGACCTGCTCGAACCGTCCGACTACTTCATCTTCGAGCTGACCTACCCGGTCTCCTTCGTCGTCGACCGCCAGCAGATCGAGGCCGACCCCCGCAACTGGACCCGCAATCCCAACGGCACCGGCCCCTTCCGCCTCGCCGAGTTCAAGCCTGCCGAGCGCATCCGCCTCGTCAAGAACTCGCGCTACCACCTCGGCGCCCCGAAGGTGGATGAAGTCATCTTCCAGCTCGGCGGCGGCTCCCTCCTCACCCAGTACCAGAACGACGAAATCCACCTCACGCCCGTCCCCGCCTCGCTCCTCGATTCCATCCTCGACGGCTCGAACCCCCTGTCGAAGGAGTACCGCTCCTACCGGGGGCTCGCGACCTTCTACTTCACCCTCAATCCCAACAAGCCCCCGTTCGACGACCCGAAGGTCCGGCAGGCCTTCGCAATGTCCATCGACCGCGAGACCATCAACACCGTCCTCCTCTTCGACTACTACGAAGTTGCGGGCGGCATCGTCCCCGGCGCCATGCCCGGCCGCTCCAGCTCCGTCAAGACCTATCCCTACGACCCCCAGCGCGCAAAACAGCTCCTGTCCGAATCCAAGTACGCCGCCAGCATGCCCCGGATCATCCTGACCTACGCCGGCAGCGGCGCTGCCCCCGGCGATCTCCTCGTCGCCATTCAGGAGAACTGGCAAAAGGTCCTCGGCGTCACCGTCGAACTCCAGGCGATCGATTCCGCCGCCTTCCTCCGCGAACAGCGCCAGGCCAACTTCCAGATCCAGAGCGACGGCTGGTCAGCCGACTACCCCGACCCCGAGAACTTCCTCGGCAAGCTCTTCGCCAGCGACAGCCCGCTCAACTACACGAAGTACAAGAACCCCGAAGTCGATGCCCTCCTGAAGCAGGCCCGCGTCGAAACCAACCGCGAACGCCGCTACCAGCTCTACGCCCAGGCCGAACAGAAGATCATCGACGACGCCACCGTCATCCCAACCTTCTGGTCCGTGGAGCACATGCTTGTCAAGCCGTGCGTCCAGGGCCTGCCCGACGCCCCCATGACCATCCCCAGGTACCGGTACGTCGAGATCAAGGAGCCCTGA
- a CDS encoding VOC family protein codes for MLTRLDRIQLVVRDRAEAAERFAALFGARRLAEDASAVLGARRTTLQAGESLIELLTPSGPGPARQFADRWGEGLYGAGFATPSIEAMAARLDANHVPYTIEHGALYLREAPYGMPAVIVQDVPREPVGDIRSIYEVTNPVPDWRAAADYYTRIFGLELAHFCPIRSELYGYEGVLTLFDPPHRLDRIEITQTFGGRAMDRFFQKRGPSLYMCYLETDDVPMLEARLDALGLQYSQAEGRPPGTNIFIHPKSLFGMLVGVSKTNFAWLWSGRPDLSGAPEGTPLIH; via the coding sequence GTGCTCACCCGCCTCGACCGCATCCAGCTCGTTGTCCGCGACCGCGCCGAAGCCGCCGAGCGCTTCGCTGCCCTCTTCGGCGCCCGTCGCCTCGCCGAAGACGCCTCGGCAGTCCTCGGCGCCCGCCGCACCACCCTCCAGGCCGGCGAGTCGCTCATCGAACTGCTGACGCCCTCAGGGCCCGGCCCCGCCCGGCAGTTCGCCGACCGCTGGGGCGAGGGGCTGTATGGCGCCGGCTTCGCCACGCCCTCCATCGAGGCCATGGCCGCCCGTCTCGACGCCAACCACGTTCCGTACACCATCGAACACGGCGCCCTCTATCTCCGCGAAGCCCCGTACGGCATGCCGGCCGTCATCGTCCAGGACGTTCCCCGCGAGCCGGTCGGCGATATCCGCTCCATCTACGAAGTCACCAACCCCGTCCCAGACTGGCGCGCCGCCGCCGACTACTACACCCGCATCTTCGGCCTCGAACTGGCCCACTTCTGCCCGATCCGCAGCGAGCTCTACGGCTATGAAGGCGTCCTCACCCTCTTCGACCCGCCCCACCGGCTCGACCGCATCGAAATCACCCAGACCTTCGGCGGCCGCGCCATGGACCGCTTCTTCCAGAAGCGCGGCCCTTCCCTCTACATGTGCTACCTCGAAACCGATGACGTGCCCATGCTCGAGGCCCGCCTCGACGCGCTCGGCCTTCAGTACTCCCAGGCCGAGGGGCGCCCTCCCGGCACGAACATCTTCATCCATCCGAAGTCGCTCTTCGGCATGCTGGTCGGCGTCTCAAAAACCAACTTCGCCTGGCTCTGGAGCGGCCGCCCCGACCTCAGCGGCGCTCCCGAAGGCACCCCGCTGATCCATTGA
- a CDS encoding NUDIX domain-containing protein has translation MSGWRFCPECGCERGAGPVDPTTPCPSCGYREVRYPGVGVAVIVRDAKGRVLLGRRAGGRRAGLWCIPCGRLEWGEEVRAAATREFREETGLEVELAGVYDVHSNFHDPDRLTVGIWFVGRVTGGRLRPADGELSELGWFDPAQPPELAFPTDALVLRRLATEGHGQ, from the coding sequence ATGAGCGGCTGGAGGTTCTGCCCGGAATGCGGGTGCGAACGGGGCGCCGGTCCGGTCGACCCGACGACGCCGTGCCCCTCGTGCGGCTACCGGGAGGTGCGCTACCCCGGCGTCGGTGTGGCGGTCATCGTGCGGGACGCGAAGGGGCGGGTGCTGCTGGGGCGGCGGGCCGGCGGGCGCCGGGCCGGGTTGTGGTGCATCCCCTGCGGGCGGCTCGAGTGGGGGGAGGAGGTGCGGGCCGCGGCAACCCGCGAGTTCCGGGAGGAGACAGGGCTCGAGGTGGAGCTGGCAGGCGTGTACGACGTGCACTCGAACTTCCATGACCCGGACCGGCTGACCGTGGGCATCTGGTTCGTGGGACGCGTGACCGGCGGCCGGCTGCGGCCGGCGGACGGGGAGCTGAGCGAGCTGGGGTGGTTCGACCCGGCTCAGCCGCCGGAGCTGGCATTTCCGACGGACGCGCTGGTGCTGCGGCGCCTTGCGACGGAGGGCCACGGCCAGTAG
- the tig gene encoding trigger factor, whose translation MKVTLERLPESRVQLEIEVDEERLERSLDAAYRRIAKRNRFPGFRPGKAPRAIVERAFGRQGLIREALDDLVPDVYNEAIEAEDVPAIGQPELEIASLEPLRFKAIVPVRPTVELNDYRSIRVEREPVEVTPEMVDQQLEALRKRHATHVPVDRPVQWNDILIADVSASIDGEEVLRDEGAEFQLREGETLFVEGLAEAFLGLEKGKSRTFDLTFPEDFHIERFRGKTAAFTITLREVKEEQLPPLDDEFAQSINADEFPTLHALRERIEADLRRTLEEAAENRFRAAAVDKLVEIATIEYPRILVEHEIDHLIRDAMGNDRQQYLAYLQTIGRTEQEFRETWREAAETRVKRSLVLEKLAEAEGITVSAEEIEQELDSLVAPMGDDAERFRQMFATEEGVATIRRNLLSRKTLERLSALARGELQEEQA comes from the coding sequence GTGAAGGTAACCCTTGAGCGGCTCCCCGAGAGCCGCGTCCAGCTTGAAATCGAAGTCGACGAAGAGCGGCTCGAGCGGTCGCTCGATGCCGCCTACCGCCGCATCGCGAAGCGCAACCGCTTCCCCGGGTTCCGCCCCGGCAAGGCCCCCCGCGCCATCGTCGAGCGGGCATTCGGCCGCCAGGGCCTCATCCGCGAAGCCCTCGATGACCTCGTCCCCGACGTCTACAACGAGGCGATCGAAGCCGAGGACGTCCCGGCCATCGGCCAGCCCGAGCTCGAAATCGCCTCGCTCGAGCCGCTGCGCTTCAAAGCCATCGTGCCGGTCCGCCCCACCGTCGAACTGAACGACTACCGAAGCATCCGCGTTGAGCGCGAACCGGTCGAAGTCACCCCCGAAATGGTCGACCAGCAGCTCGAAGCGCTCCGCAAGCGCCACGCCACCCACGTCCCCGTCGATCGCCCCGTCCAGTGGAACGACATCCTCATCGCCGATGTCTCGGCTTCGATCGACGGCGAAGAGGTCCTGCGCGACGAAGGGGCCGAGTTCCAGCTCCGCGAAGGCGAGACGCTCTTCGTCGAAGGGCTTGCCGAAGCCTTCCTCGGCCTCGAAAAGGGGAAATCCCGCACGTTCGATCTCACCTTCCCCGAGGACTTCCACATCGAGCGCTTCCGGGGCAAGACCGCTGCCTTCACCATCACCCTCCGCGAAGTGAAGGAAGAGCAGCTGCCCCCGCTCGATGACGAGTTCGCCCAGTCCATCAACGCCGACGAGTTCCCGACCCTCCATGCCCTCCGCGAGCGCATCGAGGCCGACCTCCGTCGCACCCTCGAAGAGGCAGCCGAGAACCGCTTCCGCGCCGCCGCCGTTGATAAGCTCGTCGAAATCGCCACCATCGAATACCCGCGGATCCTTGTCGAACACGAAATCGACCACCTCATCCGCGACGCGATGGGCAACGACCGGCAGCAGTACCTGGCCTACCTCCAGACCATCGGCCGGACCGAGCAGGAGTTCCGCGAAACGTGGCGGGAAGCCGCCGAAACCCGGGTCAAGCGCTCCCTTGTCCTCGAAAAGCTCGCCGAAGCTGAAGGGATTACCGTTTCCGCCGAAGAGATAGAACAGGAGCTCGATTCGCTGGTCGCGCCCATGGGCGACGATGCCGAACGGTTCCGCCAGATGTTCGCCACCGAAGAGGGGGTCGCCACCATCCGCCGCAACCTGCTCTCGCGGAAGACCCTCGAACGCCTTAGCGCCCTCGCCCGGGGCGAACTCCAGGAGGAACAGGCATGA
- a CDS encoding ABC transporter permease: MSTAIAADPLAIEARAAASPRRRFFRQLLRKKLAMLAIVYLAIFYTCGIFAPLIAPHDPYEQNLVPGATRQGPSSEHWLGTDALGRDLASRVIYAARTTVVFTVVVLISGSLVLGLGLGLLAGYRGGWVDTLIMRVGEVLAGLPTLLLMLAITAAFRTRINDVAFWLQDNTFLGSDARTFVKFSIIVFATVPFAWIGTSRIVRSQALAIREETYVLAAEAMGASSWRIITRHILPGVLPLFVVGVSAGMAGTAGAEVTLSFLGLGIDPPTASFGSLIAAGAGPQTFERYPHLLLAPAIPVTLFFFAWNLLGDALVDLLEPRTQAVR, from the coding sequence ATGAGCACCGCCATCGCCGCCGACCCGCTCGCCATCGAAGCCCGCGCGGCCGCGTCCCCCCGCCGCCGCTTCTTCCGCCAGCTCCTGCGCAAGAAACTGGCCATGCTCGCCATCGTCTATCTCGCGATCTTCTACACCTGCGGCATCTTCGCGCCGCTCATCGCACCGCACGACCCCTACGAGCAGAACCTCGTCCCCGGCGCCACCCGGCAGGGCCCCTCCTCCGAGCACTGGCTCGGCACCGATGCCCTCGGCCGCGACCTCGCCAGCCGGGTCATCTACGCCGCCCGCACCACCGTGGTCTTCACCGTCGTCGTGCTCATCAGCGGAAGCCTCGTCCTCGGGCTCGGCCTCGGCCTGCTCGCCGGCTACCGCGGCGGCTGGGTCGATACCCTCATCATGCGCGTCGGCGAGGTCCTCGCCGGCCTCCCCACCCTCCTCCTCATGCTCGCCATCACTGCCGCCTTCCGTACGCGCATCAACGACGTCGCCTTCTGGCTCCAGGACAACACCTTCCTCGGCTCCGACGCCCGCACCTTCGTCAAGTTCTCCATCATCGTCTTCGCCACCGTCCCCTTCGCATGGATCGGCACCAGCCGGATCGTCCGCAGCCAGGCTCTCGCCATCCGCGAGGAGACCTACGTCCTCGCCGCCGAAGCGATGGGGGCCTCCTCCTGGCGCATCATCACCCGTCACATCCTTCCCGGCGTCCTCCCCCTTTTTGTCGTCGGCGTCTCCGCCGGCATGGCCGGCACCGCCGGCGCCGAAGTCACCCTCAGCTTCCTCGGGCTCGGCATCGACCCGCCCACCGCCAGCTTCGGCTCCCTCATCGCCGCCGGCGCCGGGCCCCAGACCTTCGAGCGCTACCCCCACCTCCTCCTCGCCCCGGCCATCCCGGTCACCCTCTTCTTCTTCGCCTGGAACCTCCTCGGCGACGCCCTCGTCGACCTCCTCGAACCGCGCACTCAGGCCGTCCGCTGA
- a CDS encoding NADPH-dependent FMN reductase: protein MVRILGINGAIRPGSTADRALQFTLGRLASLGADCVTFDIGQLPLLDGRPEGQYPEAVGAWRAACREADGFVVAVPSYHGALPGGLKNALDFIDAPEAGGKPFLVVAIAGGDAEPGGTDVTRVLRHIGAVAGVPDVVVSRAADQWGKGAEPANAELGAAIERATAALMALAGLRAEGRLPAP from the coding sequence ATGGTACGGATACTTGGCATCAACGGGGCGATTCGGCCCGGCAGCACGGCTGACCGGGCGCTGCAGTTCACGCTGGGACGGCTGGCATCGCTGGGGGCCGACTGTGTGACGTTCGATATCGGGCAGCTGCCGCTGCTGGACGGGCGCCCGGAGGGGCAGTACCCGGAGGCCGTGGGAGCGTGGCGCGCAGCGTGCCGGGAGGCCGACGGGTTTGTGGTGGCGGTGCCGTCGTATCACGGGGCGCTGCCGGGCGGGCTGAAGAATGCGCTCGACTTCATCGACGCGCCGGAGGCGGGCGGGAAGCCGTTCCTGGTCGTGGCGATTGCCGGGGGTGACGCCGAGCCGGGCGGGACGGATGTGACGCGAGTGCTGCGGCACATCGGTGCGGTGGCGGGCGTTCCGGATGTGGTGGTCTCGCGGGCGGCGGATCAGTGGGGAAAGGGCGCGGAACCGGCGAATGCTGAACTTGGGGCGGCCATCGAGCGGGCGACAGCGGCGCTGATGGCGCTCGCAGGGCTGCGGGCGGAGGGGCGGCTGCCGGCGCCATGA
- a CDS encoding ATP-dependent Clp protease proteolytic subunit: MNQPPSIHPLIYDVIPTVIESGPRSERAFDIFSLLLKERIVFLGTPIDDQVANLIVAQLLYLQREDPERDISLYIHSPGGVITAGLAIYDTMQLIEPDVSTIAVGQTASMATVLLCAGAKGKRYALPNATVHMHQALGGARGQAADIEIAAKEILRNNEIIRNIIAKHTGQPVERVAHDFDRDFYLDAEGAKEYGFVDELLRPVADSK; encoded by the coding sequence ATGAACCAGCCCCCCAGCATCCACCCGCTCATCTACGACGTCATCCCCACCGTCATCGAGTCCGGTCCCCGCTCCGAGCGCGCCTTCGATATCTTCTCCCTCCTCCTCAAGGAGCGGATTGTCTTCCTCGGCACCCCGATCGATGACCAGGTCGCCAACCTGATTGTCGCCCAGCTCCTCTACCTCCAGCGTGAAGACCCCGAGCGCGATATCTCGCTCTACATCCACTCCCCCGGCGGCGTCATCACTGCCGGCCTCGCCATCTACGACACGATGCAGCTCATCGAGCCCGACGTCTCCACCATCGCCGTCGGGCAGACGGCCTCCATGGCCACCGTCCTGCTCTGCGCCGGCGCCAAGGGGAAGCGCTACGCCCTCCCCAACGCAACCGTCCACATGCACCAGGCCCTCGGCGGCGCCCGCGGCCAGGCCGCTGACATCGAAATCGCCGCGAAGGAGATCCTTCGCAACAACGAAATCATCCGGAACATCATCGCCAAGCACACCGGCCAGCCGGTCGAACGCGTCGCCCACGACTTCGACCGCGACTTCTACCTCGACGCCGAAGGCGCCAAAGAATACGGCTTCGTCGACGAACTCCTCCGCCCCGTGGCGGACAGCAAATAG